A section of the Dehalobacter sp. DCM genome encodes:
- the scfB gene encoding thioether cross-link-forming SCIFF peptide maturase has translation MELINYCIEKNVHVYRQGDINVAYDVNSGSLHVLDDVTQGLILEMVAWQRKNGLKEFAQIVPNIGLNLIAEEKHEILTELSALQKQGLLFSPEAEETVLLYPDEPIIKAMCLHVAHDCNLRCGYCFAGTGPFGGSRQLMSLETGKKALNFLLDHSGERQQCEVDFFGGEPLMNFPVVKELIAYGKEIAAQAGKKMKFTLTTNAVLLDQPTADFLEKEEISVVLSIDGRKDVNDRMRPFLNGAGSYDRIMPQILSFARRRPNSSPYATGNYYYVRGTYTHFNTDFYKDVLHLADSGINRISVEPVVASPQEEYAFRDEDLTEIKRSYDILGEKVLEYRRDGKEFVFFHFNAGLDEGPCLVKRLSGCGAGHEYVAISPEGDIYPCHQFVGQEQYKLGSLDDSEGFLDPKIVQAFRRAQVYSKEECRSCWARFSCSGGCHAANTAFSGELTKVYPLGCELQKKRLEIAYYLKIKEASQRNLLS, from the coding sequence ATGGAATTAATAAACTATTGTATTGAGAAGAATGTTCATGTATACCGCCAAGGGGATATTAATGTTGCCTATGATGTAAACTCAGGATCCCTTCATGTCTTGGATGACGTGACCCAAGGCCTTATTTTGGAGATGGTTGCCTGGCAGAGAAAAAACGGTCTCAAAGAATTTGCGCAGATAGTCCCGAATATAGGGTTAAACCTGATTGCCGAGGAAAAGCACGAAATTCTTACCGAGCTTTCTGCACTGCAAAAACAGGGTTTGCTTTTTTCACCTGAAGCCGAGGAAACGGTGCTGCTCTATCCGGATGAGCCGATAATTAAAGCGATGTGCTTGCATGTGGCACATGACTGCAATCTTCGCTGCGGCTACTGCTTTGCGGGAACGGGGCCTTTTGGAGGCAGTCGCCAACTGATGAGTCTTGAGACCGGGAAAAAAGCCTTGAATTTTTTACTGGATCATAGCGGTGAACGGCAACAGTGCGAGGTTGACTTTTTCGGCGGTGAACCGCTAATGAATTTTCCTGTTGTCAAAGAGCTGATTGCCTATGGAAAAGAGATAGCCGCTCAAGCGGGAAAGAAAATGAAGTTTACCTTGACAACCAATGCGGTGCTTCTTGATCAGCCAACGGCTGATTTTCTCGAGAAAGAGGAGATCAGTGTGGTTTTAAGTATAGATGGGCGCAAGGACGTCAATGACAGAATGAGACCATTTTTGAATGGAGCCGGCAGCTACGATCGGATTATGCCACAAATACTCAGTTTTGCCCGCAGAAGACCCAATTCCTCTCCCTATGCAACCGGCAATTATTATTATGTCAGGGGTACGTATACCCATTTCAATACGGACTTCTATAAAGATGTTTTACACTTGGCCGACAGCGGAATCAACCGGATTTCGGTGGAACCTGTAGTCGCTTCACCGCAGGAAGAGTATGCATTTCGTGATGAAGACCTCACAGAGATTAAACGCAGCTATGACATATTAGGGGAAAAGGTTCTGGAATACCGAAGAGACGGTAAGGAATTCGTTTTTTTCCATTTCAATGCGGGACTCGATGAAGGCCCGTGTCTCGTGAAACGCTTATCCGGATGTGGCGCAGGTCATGAATATGTGGCCATATCTCCGGAAGGGGATATTTACCCCTGCCATCAGTTTGTCGGACAGGAACAATACAAGCTGGGGTCACTGGATGATTCCGAGGGATTTCTTGATCCGAAAATCGTCCAGGCTTTTCGTCGAGCGCAGGTATACTCAAAAGAAGAATGTCGATCCTGTTGGGCCCGATTTTCCTGCAGCGGCGGCTGCCATGCCGCAAATACAGCGTTTAGCGGAGAATTGACGAAAGTCTATCCACTGGGCTGCGAGTTACAGAAGAAGCGGCTGGAAATAGCTTATTATCTAAAGATCAAAGAAGCCTCACAAAGAAATTTGCTATCATAG
- a CDS encoding tetratricopeptide repeat protein, translating to MRKRTQKLAVYVIIGMVCISLIGTSFVFFMPPADDAVNGESPSALEQEYNARVQAVEQLKVTLQSKPEDLQTIVALADAYYKKSQLSIELNEEEYKEDLNNAVHYYQEALTKEEDTEVSLKLAASAFLLSTADATNQTYAALAEKTYKEILKKEPHDVDALYGYGMYLFYVKQNYTQAKEYWQTALKYNTDEEMKSNLEDMIGLAEGTEPADSEGSGQEK from the coding sequence ATGCGTAAACGAACTCAGAAGCTAGCAGTCTATGTCATTATCGGTATGGTGTGTATCTCTTTGATTGGTACATCATTTGTCTTTTTTATGCCGCCAGCCGATGATGCTGTCAATGGTGAGAGCCCGTCAGCATTGGAGCAAGAATACAATGCCCGGGTGCAAGCTGTTGAACAGCTGAAAGTAACGCTGCAAAGCAAGCCTGAAGATTTGCAAACGATTGTGGCTTTAGCGGATGCTTATTACAAAAAGTCTCAACTTTCTATAGAATTGAATGAAGAAGAGTATAAGGAAGACTTAAATAATGCAGTTCACTACTATCAAGAAGCGTTGACCAAAGAAGAAGATACGGAAGTCAGTTTAAAATTGGCGGCGTCAGCCTTTCTTCTCAGTACTGCCGATGCAACCAATCAAACCTATGCCGCATTAGCGGAGAAGACCTATAAGGAGATCTTAAAAAAAGAGCCGCATGATGTTGACGCTTTGTATGGCTACGGTATGTATCTTTTTTACGTTAAACAAAATTATACACAAGCCAAGGAATATTGGCAGACAGCACTGAAATATAATACTGATGAAGAAATGAAGAGCAATCTCGAGGATATGATCGGGTTGGCCGAAGGAACAGAACCAGCTGATAGCGAAGGTTCTGGCCAGGAGAAATAA
- the rlmH gene encoding 23S rRNA (pseudouridine(1915)-N(3))-methyltransferase RlmH → MLQITILTVGRIKEKYLQDGIKEYSKRLNSYVRLKILEVDDEPCPEKASAAEEEKVRQKEGEKLLKLISSQDFVVLLDLQGKVLTSPEVGELMEGRALAGQSRITFIIGGSLGTADEVRKRADFRWSFSMLTFPHQLIRLMLLEQIYRACKINKGETYHK, encoded by the coding sequence ATGCTGCAAATAACAATTCTGACCGTTGGCAGAATAAAAGAAAAATATCTTCAGGATGGAATTAAAGAGTATTCAAAGCGCCTTAACAGTTATGTTCGTCTAAAAATCCTTGAAGTTGATGATGAACCTTGTCCGGAAAAAGCATCTGCCGCCGAAGAGGAAAAAGTCAGACAAAAAGAAGGTGAGAAGTTATTAAAGCTAATCTCAAGTCAGGATTTTGTCGTGCTACTGGATCTGCAGGGCAAGGTGCTTACCTCACCTGAGGTGGGTGAGCTTATGGAAGGACGGGCGCTGGCGGGGCAAAGCAGGATAACATTTATCATAGGCGGTTCGTTAGGCACGGCAGATGAAGTCCGAAAGCGAGCTGATTTTCGGTGGTCTTTTTCCATGCTTACTTTTCCGCACCAGCTCATCCGGCTAATGCTACTTGAACAGATATACCGTGCCTGCAAAATCAATAAAGGAGAGACTTATCATAAATGA
- a CDS encoding S1C family serine protease yields the protein MILAVVSAVLGGLITVTLVPALYPNSNIVSGGKVIIEQGAPPPVDSAGSSSGISPVVTIAKTVGPAVVGIANFQYSSDFFGGSTGLSEAGSGSGFIINSTKGYIVTNYHVVENAEKLMVSLVDGRDVPGTLVGGDERTDLAVIKIEDTQNLTAVQLGDSSLLQVGESVVAIGNPGGQEFARTVTNGVVSATDRFLLLQGEASFNLIQTDAAINPGNSGGPLVNYSGQVIGINSAKNNTQGFEGMGFAIPISDALPFIQQIIEKGYASHPGLQVGIDDRYTEEYATYKNWPMGCYIASVQNGGSADRAGIRAGDIVTAINGIDISNSLELTHQLFKYKVGDRVTVSYFRGGNTYTAEVVLGEIK from the coding sequence ATGATACTGGCGGTTGTCAGTGCTGTCTTAGGCGGTTTGATTACAGTGACACTAGTACCTGCCTTGTATCCTAACAGCAATATTGTATCCGGAGGAAAGGTTATAATTGAACAAGGCGCGCCGCCGCCAGTCGATAGCGCTGGATCGTCCAGCGGAATATCCCCTGTTGTTACTATCGCAAAGACAGTCGGACCGGCCGTTGTCGGGATCGCTAATTTTCAATACAGCAGCGATTTCTTTGGCGGCAGCACCGGACTCAGTGAAGCAGGCAGCGGTTCCGGATTTATTATCAATTCAACCAAAGGGTATATCGTAACTAATTATCATGTGGTTGAAAACGCCGAAAAATTGATGGTTTCCTTGGTGGATGGCCGCGACGTGCCCGGAACGCTGGTTGGCGGCGATGAACGAACAGATCTTGCTGTAATTAAAATAGAGGACACACAGAATCTAACCGCCGTGCAGCTTGGTGATTCATCTCTGCTGCAGGTGGGTGAATCGGTGGTTGCGATTGGGAACCCCGGGGGACAGGAATTTGCTCGCACCGTAACGAACGGCGTCGTATCGGCAACGGATCGATTTCTACTGTTACAGGGAGAAGCAAGTTTTAATTTGATTCAAACCGATGCAGCCATTAATCCCGGTAACAGTGGTGGTCCTCTCGTCAATTACAGTGGACAGGTTATCGGCATCAATTCCGCGAAAAACAATACACAGGGATTTGAGGGAATGGGCTTTGCCATACCCATATCCGATGCGCTGCCGTTTATCCAGCAGATTATTGAAAAGGGATACGCCAGTCATCCGGGCCTTCAAGTTGGTATCGATGATCGTTATACTGAGGAATACGCGACCTACAAAAACTGGCCAATGGGCTGTTATATTGCCAGTGTACAGAATGGCGGATCGGCAGATCGTGCAGGGATCAGAGCCGGGGATATTGTTACGGCAATCAATGGGATTGACATATCCAATTCGCTGGAGTTAACCCACCAGTTGTTTAAATATAAGGTGGGGGATCGTGTAACCGTCAGCTATTTTCGAGGGGGTAATACGTATACAGCCGAAGTCGTACTCGGGGAAATTAAGTAA
- a CDS encoding 2-hydroxyacyl-CoA dehydratase — MSKRMHIGLDVGSTTVKIAILDENDNLVFSSYQRHFSDVQHTVSNLLQKIYVQFRNEKVTMNITGSSGMSTSEQLAIPFIQEVIACQKAIERFIPTTDVAIELGGEDAKITYFGSAPELRMNGTCAGGTGAFIDQMAILLKTDAKGLNDLATQHKEIYPIASRCGVFAKTDIQPLLNEGAAKEDIAASIFQAVVNQTIAGLACGKPIRGNVAFLGGPLSFLPELRKRFIETLKLKPENSIAPDNAQFFVAIGAALASKMNETINLNTLYNNIPNLHNSDSATTLLQPLFNTEEDYAEFSKRHQQHTVAKKTLAEVSGACFLGIDAGSTTTKLALVDMEGNLVYSHYGSNLGSPLRSTIAALQMLYQAMPSGAFIAGSVVTGYGEALLKAALRVDHGEIETVAHLKGAEHFLPGVDFILDIGGQDMKCMLIQDGVINNIMLNEACSSGCGSFIETLAESLSLPLTEFVQRGLFSKTPVDLGTRCTVFMNSKIKQVQKEGADIGSIAAGISYSVVKNALYKVIRLHNSSEVGEKIVVQGGTFKNDAVLRSFELVTGRKVVRPDIAGIMGAFGAALIAKDRYQTGQESTLLGADKLENFHTETKTRHCGLCGNNCLLTVNQFSDGREFLTGNRCELGAGYESKTEEIPNLFDYKYKRLFAYKPLKKDEAPRGEIGIPRALNMYEHYPFWFTLLTELGFRVILSSRSSKRIFELGMETVASESLCYPAKLTNGHIRDLMNKGIKRIFYPCLPRDEKEMEGVNNNYNCPIVTSYPEAIHANVDEIRNKQVELIFPFLPIDNPERLKVRIYEEFKALGVTKQEAAVAVDKAFVERDAVRQDLRTKAEEILDYLEKNNRKGIVLAGRPYHTDPEVNHGIPEMIAGLGMAVLTEDAVAHLGQVERPLRVLDQWVYHSRLYAAASFVATRDELELVQLNSFGCGLDAVTTDQVQEILHQYRKTYTLVKIDEINNLGAVRIRIRSLLAAMQERDKKQIKAKKLFETKKRVVFTEAMKEEYTILSPQMAPIHFELIQEAVRLEGYKMEILPDVEMGVVEQGLLHVHNDACYPSILVVGQIMAALKSGRYDLNKTAVIMSQTGGGCRASNYIGFIRKALKDAGMEHIPVISLNAGGLESNPGFKLSMKMIKRCVMATVYGDLLMRLTFATRPYEKNAGETNALLDKWLKELKPSLAGMRAREYHRNIRRVVEEFEKIETLNIKKPKVGVVGEILVKFHPFANNFIVDVLEKEGAEAVMPDLMDFFMYCAYGTIFRRSKLAGSLKGELISRYLIWRMENYRRVMKRVLKKSERYHPPKSIYELANMAGKIMHLGHQTGEGWFLTAEMIELIESGASNVACLQPFACLPNHITGKGMVRELKRQYPQANIVPIDYDPGASQVNQINRIKLMLSVAFKNMEKEANGTNNHSNAAVDATSRDSMTIPLETGRLEKPETEQKII; from the coding sequence ATGTCTAAACGTATGCATATCGGTTTGGATGTTGGTTCAACAACTGTAAAGATTGCCATCTTGGACGAGAATGATAACTTGGTTTTCAGCAGTTATCAACGGCATTTTTCTGATGTTCAGCACACTGTCAGCAACCTGCTGCAAAAAATATACGTTCAATTCCGGAACGAAAAAGTCACAATGAATATTACCGGATCCAGCGGGATGTCTACATCTGAACAGCTGGCGATCCCTTTTATTCAGGAGGTCATTGCCTGTCAGAAGGCCATCGAGCGTTTTATTCCAACTACGGATGTTGCCATCGAGTTGGGGGGGGAAGACGCTAAAATCACCTACTTCGGCAGTGCGCCTGAGCTGCGGATGAATGGGACATGTGCAGGAGGGACGGGCGCTTTCATTGACCAAATGGCTATCTTGTTAAAGACGGATGCTAAAGGGTTAAATGATTTAGCAACCCAGCATAAGGAAATTTATCCGATTGCTTCCCGCTGCGGCGTTTTCGCAAAAACGGATATCCAACCGCTCTTGAATGAAGGTGCAGCCAAGGAAGATATCGCCGCATCCATATTTCAGGCGGTGGTCAATCAAACCATTGCCGGTTTGGCATGTGGGAAACCCATCCGCGGCAACGTGGCGTTTTTGGGAGGCCCTCTTTCCTTCTTGCCGGAACTGCGCAAGCGCTTTATTGAAACACTGAAATTGAAGCCGGAAAATAGTATCGCCCCGGATAATGCCCAGTTCTTTGTCGCCATTGGCGCAGCACTGGCTTCAAAGATGAATGAAACAATTAATCTGAATACGCTCTATAATAATATTCCCAATCTGCACAATTCGGATTCGGCAACGACTCTTCTGCAGCCGTTGTTCAACACCGAAGAGGACTATGCGGAATTCAGCAAACGGCATCAACAGCATACTGTTGCAAAAAAAACGTTAGCAGAGGTGAGTGGTGCCTGTTTCTTAGGGATCGACGCAGGCTCTACAACAACGAAACTGGCTTTGGTTGATATGGAAGGCAATTTGGTATATTCCCATTATGGCAGTAATCTGGGAAGCCCTCTGAGATCAACGATCGCCGCACTGCAGATGCTCTATCAGGCGATGCCGTCCGGGGCATTTATTGCCGGATCGGTTGTTACCGGATATGGCGAGGCATTATTAAAAGCGGCACTGAGAGTAGACCATGGCGAGATTGAAACAGTTGCCCATTTAAAAGGCGCGGAACATTTTCTGCCGGGAGTCGACTTTATCCTGGATATCGGCGGTCAGGATATGAAATGCATGCTGATTCAAGACGGTGTCATTAATAATATTATGCTGAATGAGGCCTGCTCATCGGGCTGTGGTTCTTTTATCGAAACTCTGGCTGAATCCTTGAGCCTCCCGTTAACCGAATTTGTCCAGCGGGGGCTGTTCTCAAAAACGCCGGTCGATTTAGGCACGCGGTGTACGGTGTTTATGAATTCTAAAATTAAGCAGGTCCAGAAGGAAGGCGCCGATATCGGCAGTATTGCTGCCGGGATATCGTATTCTGTCGTAAAAAATGCGTTATATAAGGTTATTCGCCTGCATAATTCCTCAGAAGTTGGTGAAAAAATTGTTGTTCAAGGCGGAACTTTTAAAAATGACGCTGTATTAAGAAGTTTTGAACTTGTCACAGGCCGCAAAGTCGTGAGACCGGATATCGCAGGGATCATGGGTGCCTTCGGAGCCGCATTAATTGCTAAAGATCGTTATCAGACCGGGCAGGAGTCTACCTTGCTTGGTGCGGACAAATTGGAGAATTTTCATACCGAAACCAAGACGCGGCATTGTGGTTTGTGTGGAAATAACTGCTTGCTGACGGTCAATCAATTTTCTGATGGCCGTGAATTCCTGACAGGGAATCGCTGCGAACTTGGTGCGGGCTATGAAAGTAAGACAGAAGAGATCCCCAATTTATTTGATTATAAATATAAGCGGCTGTTTGCTTATAAACCGTTGAAAAAAGATGAAGCCCCACGTGGGGAGATTGGGATCCCGCGTGCGTTGAACATGTATGAGCATTATCCGTTCTGGTTTACCTTACTGACGGAACTTGGCTTCAGGGTTATTTTATCCAGCCGTTCTTCGAAACGGATTTTCGAGCTGGGGATGGAAACGGTGGCTTCTGAATCCTTGTGTTACCCGGCAAAATTAACGAACGGGCATATTCGGGATCTGATGAATAAAGGGATTAAGCGGATCTTTTACCCTTGTTTGCCGAGGGACGAAAAAGAGATGGAGGGTGTCAACAACAATTACAATTGTCCGATTGTGACATCCTATCCGGAAGCGATCCATGCCAATGTGGATGAGATAAGGAACAAGCAGGTTGAGCTTATTTTCCCCTTCCTGCCGATCGATAACCCGGAACGTTTAAAAGTCCGTATCTATGAAGAATTTAAAGCGCTGGGCGTTACCAAACAGGAAGCAGCCGTGGCAGTGGATAAAGCATTTGTCGAAAGAGATGCCGTTCGTCAGGATCTTCGGACGAAAGCCGAAGAAATTTTGGATTATCTTGAGAAGAATAACCGAAAAGGGATTGTCCTGGCCGGTCGTCCTTATCACACCGATCCGGAAGTGAACCATGGTATTCCGGAGATGATTGCCGGTCTGGGTATGGCGGTACTGACTGAAGATGCCGTTGCGCATCTGGGACAAGTGGAAAGACCGTTGCGTGTTCTAGACCAATGGGTATATCATTCCAGGCTGTATGCTGCAGCCAGTTTTGTAGCGACTCGGGATGAATTGGAGCTTGTCCAGCTAAATTCCTTTGGCTGCGGTTTGGATGCGGTTACTACCGATCAGGTCCAAGAGATCCTTCATCAGTACAGAAAAACGTATACGTTGGTCAAGATTGACGAAATCAATAACCTCGGTGCTGTCCGTATCCGTATTCGTTCCTTGCTTGCAGCGATGCAGGAAAGAGATAAAAAACAAATCAAAGCAAAAAAACTGTTTGAGACCAAGAAGCGGGTTGTGTTCACAGAAGCGATGAAAGAGGAGTATACGATTTTATCGCCGCAGATGGCTCCCATTCATTTTGAACTGATCCAGGAGGCTGTTCGGTTAGAAGGCTACAAAATGGAGATACTGCCGGATGTCGAAATGGGTGTCGTCGAACAGGGACTCTTGCATGTGCATAACGATGCCTGTTATCCCTCGATTCTTGTTGTCGGTCAAATTATGGCCGCATTAAAATCCGGCAGATACGATCTGAACAAGACGGCCGTCATCATGTCACAGACGGGTGGAGGGTGCCGTGCCAGTAACTATATCGGTTTTATTCGTAAAGCGTTAAAAGATGCCGGGATGGAACACATTCCCGTTATATCTCTGAATGCGGGAGGGCTGGAATCAAATCCGGGATTTAAACTATCGATGAAGATGATCAAACGGTGTGTTATGGCTACAGTATATGGTGATTTGCTTATGCGTTTGACTTTTGCCACTCGCCCCTATGAGAAAAATGCCGGAGAAACAAATGCGCTGCTTGATAAATGGCTGAAGGAATTGAAGCCGAGCCTGGCAGGGATGCGTGCTCGGGAATACCACCGGAATATCCGTCGTGTGGTTGAGGAATTTGAAAAAATAGAAACTCTGAATATTAAGAAACCAAAAGTGGGGGTTGTCGGCGAGATCCTTGTAAAGTTCCATCCCTTTGCAAATAACTTTATTGTGGACGTCCTGGAAAAAGAAGGGGCAGAAGCCGTCATGCCGGATTTGATGGATTTCTTTATGTATTGTGCTTACGGCACCATATTCCGGAGAAGTAAATTAGCGGGATCACTTAAAGGCGAGCTGATCAGCCGTTATCTTATTTGGCGGATGGAAAATTATCGCCGCGTAATGAAACGTGTTCTAAAAAAAAGCGAACGGTATCACCCCCCTAAATCCATTTATGAATTAGCTAATATGGCCGGTAAAATCATGCATCTCGGTCACCAGACCGGAGAGGGTTGGTTTTTAACGGCAGAAATGATCGAACTTATCGAAAGCGGCGCCAGCAATGTCGCTTGTCTGCAGCCTTTCGCCTGTTTGCCTAACCATATTACCGGCAAAGGCATGGTACGGGAGCTGAAGCGTCAGTATCCCCAGGCCAATATTGTTCCGATCGATTATGATCCGGGAGCCAGCCAAGTCAATCAGATCAACCGAATTAAACTGATGTTGTCGGTAGCTTTTAAGAATATGGAGAAAGAAGCAAACGGAACGAATAATCACAGTAACGCGGCTGTCGACGCCACGAGTAGAGATTCGATGACGATTCCTCTGGAGACAGGCAGATTAGAAAAACCAGAAACAGAACAAAAAATTATCTAA
- the scfA gene encoding six-cysteine ranthipeptide SCIFF has product MAKHITTVVKGHLSSTAKTGGCGKCQTSCQSACKTSCTVGNQVCEK; this is encoded by the coding sequence ATGGCTAAACATATTACAACCGTCGTCAAGGGCCATTTGAGTTCAACGGCTAAAACGGGAGGATGCGGAAAGTGCCAGACATCGTGTCAGTCCGCATGCAAAACATCGTGTACTGTTGGTAATCAGGTTTGTGAAAAATAA
- a CDS encoding alpha/beta-type small acid-soluble spore protein — MGRTSESTKKLLQNLKMEAAAEIGYLDFVRENNDHYKGDVTARQNGLEGGPIGGQMVKKMVAFAEQQMKQNNGKL; from the coding sequence ATGGGCAGAACAAGTGAAAGCACAAAAAAGCTGCTGCAAAATTTAAAAATGGAAGCAGCTGCGGAAATCGGGTATCTCGATTTTGTCAGAGAAAACAATGACCATTATAAGGGCGATGTGACTGCGAGACAAAATGGTCTGGAAGGCGGCCCGATCGGCGGCCAGATGGTCAAGAAAATGGTCGCTTTTGCTGAGCAGCAAATGAAGCAGAATAACGGCAAACTATAG
- a CDS encoding MBL fold metallo-hydrolase — protein sequence MYFATLASGSSGNAILVGQNNRSLMVDCGIATKRILANLDVINIAAGQLEGIVITHEHSDHIKGVGTLARKLKIPVYATAGLWDELEDKIGTLRPEQKNIIGRSFELAGMKINLFATSHDSRESYGLKIISHDAALGIATDSGMITEEMHRHLQGCDAYVVEANHDVERLWQGRYPYHLKKRVSGNRGHLSNVQLAEGLIEWLDENTKKVVLAHLSEENNTPQIALATVVDILRDSRIRRKCQSLKIRVAPRHCPHELIDLSS from the coding sequence ATGTATTTTGCAACATTGGCCAGCGGCAGTTCCGGCAATGCAATATTAGTCGGCCAAAATAACCGGAGTCTTATGGTAGACTGCGGGATTGCCACAAAAAGGATCCTCGCAAATCTGGATGTGATCAATATAGCCGCAGGTCAACTGGAGGGTATCGTCATCACCCATGAACATTCCGATCATATCAAGGGCGTCGGAACATTGGCACGCAAGCTAAAAATTCCTGTATACGCCACAGCCGGGCTTTGGGACGAATTGGAGGATAAAATCGGTACACTGCGGCCAGAACAGAAGAACATTATTGGTAGAAGTTTTGAACTGGCTGGAATGAAAATAAATTTGTTTGCCACTTCCCATGACAGCCGGGAAAGTTATGGCTTAAAAATCATCAGTCATGATGCCGCATTGGGTATCGCTACGGACAGCGGGATGATTACAGAGGAGATGCATCGCCATCTTCAGGGCTGCGATGCCTATGTCGTTGAAGCGAATCATGATGTAGAAAGGCTTTGGCAGGGAAGGTACCCGTATCATCTCAAGAAACGGGTCAGCGGAAACCGGGGCCATTTAAGCAATGTTCAATTGGCAGAAGGATTGATTGAATGGTTGGATGAGAATACCAAGAAAGTCGTTCTTGCCCACTTAAGCGAAGAAAATAATACACCGCAGATTGCTCTGGCAACCGTAGTGGACATACTAAGAGATTCCAGGATCAGGCGCAAGTGTCAAAGTCTGAAGATTCGTGTGGCACCTAGACATTGTCCACATGAACTGATTGATTTGAGTTCATAA